The following nucleotide sequence is from Deltaproteobacteria bacterium.
ATGATCCAGGACAAAGAGATACACCGAGTTGTTCTCGACGGCCAACCCGAGGGTGGAGCGTAACCCTTCCCAGTCTTCTTCCTGATCTTTGATTAAAAAGGCCACCTTTTTCATCGGTTTTGTCCTTTAGTACGAAAATAACGTTCAGGGATCGGGGGTCAGGGATCGGGGGTCGGCGAAAGACATTTTCATTCTTCGTAGTGCCCGACCCGGGCATGAGCGCTTAACACGAAAATAAAGTTTCAAGATGCAAGTTACAAGTTGCCAGGGCAAAAATATAGGACCTATGACCTTGGACCTGCCGCTACAAGACGATATAACGATCCACTTCATCGATCATTTCCCCATGGCGGGCCTGGGTCCCAAAATCCTTATCGGCTATCCCCTGGGCTGGTTGCCCCTTCAGGCCCTTGGATTCATAACTCACATTACACAACGATTTCCTGCCGTGCCCGATCAATTCTTTAAACTCCGGTTCCTGAGTGAGCAGGACCCCCTTGTGGGTAAAAAAGAGGACCACTTCTTTACCGGCTGCTTCGGCCGCCTTGGTGATCTCGATCGCATGCCTGAGGTTCTTATTGGAGGAAACGAAAATCCCCAATTTTTCGGCCATGATATTCTCCTTATTTTTTCTTTACATAAAAACGAATAAACCCCTGATCTTCTTTTTCCCCCAGATAGGTGTTTCCGGTTCTATTGGCCCAGCCGGGCATGTCGTTTTTGGTTCCCGGATCGGTCGACAAGACCTCCAGGATTTGCCCGGACTTCAGGGTTTCTATAGCCTTTTTGGTTTTTAAAACCGGCATGGGGCAACTCAGTCCCCGGGCATCCAAGGTTTGATCTGGTTTAAACTCTTCCATAATAATTTCCTCCTTTTGTTTTTCGGTCCAAGGTCCAGGGTTTAAGGTCCAAGGGATTTAAGATGAGCGGATGATTCCTCTCTCTTCTTTAACCGTGCACCTTGCACCCTGTACCTTTCACCACTATTTATAGTCCTATCGTAAATTTATTACTTTCTTCATTCCAGGTGACTAAAAGATACCATAGCAGCAGGATAAAAGCAATGAACAGGATGCTTCCACCCCAGCCGAAGATATTCGGCAAAAAGACCGCCTTACCCAATTTTTGACGCCATCCGGTGGTCCGGAGAAAGACATTCAACAAAGAGTTGGTGGTGGCAAAGGTTAAGAGGGCGGCCCAGAGTTTAAGCTGGCCTTCAGCTACCCGCCACAAGGTCCCGCTTCCACACCCCCGGCCACGACCATTCCGATTCCGAAAATAATACCGCCCGCTAAAGAGCCCCACCAGAAGGCCGGGATGACATAGAGGCTTTCCGAACGAAGGCCGGTCCACTTTAAAACCGCTACTCCTATGGCGCCGATGATAATACTGATGGCCATGGCCTTGGCAATGGCGGCTTCACCGGTCATAAAAGGGTCTCGAAAGGCCCGGACATAACAAAATCGGCAGCGTTGCAGGATGATTCCAAAAGCGGCCCCGAAGAGCAGCAGGCCACCGAATTCCGTATAGGCCTTTCCGGCAAACCAATAAGCCCATAGGATCAGACCAATAAAAACCAAGGCCCCTAAATAAGGTTGAACGGTTTTCCAGTCAAATGTTTTTTCTCCCAATGAAGCCATGGGAGTAAAGTTGGAAGGGGGAGGAAATTTTTCCAATTCCCACAAGAGATATTTTAAGCCGAGAAATGCGCCGAAGGTCAGTCCGACGAGCATGGGGAAACCACTGGCGGAAAGGTTGATCAAGGGGGAGTAAAAGGCACCGACATTGCAGCCCAAGGCCAAAGCCGATCCGATTCCCATAAATACTCCTCCAGCCAGACCTTTAATGATTTCAACGGTTGGGGTCTTGCGCAAAGCGAACTCCTTGGCCGAAAGGGCTGCCCCGAAAGCCCCTAACAAAAATCCAAAATCCATAATGGAGGAAGAAAAAAGGAAGGGGTTCACCGGGCGTTCCGGAAAAAAACCCAAACCGTAAAAGAGCCAGTCAGCCCAATTACGAATTCCTCCGACAATACCCCAGGGTCTGGACCAGGCTACGATCAGGATGCTGAAGAGCCCCAATAAAATACCGCCGACAAGAGGCGGCCATTGTTGATAAAAAATAGTCCGGTACCCTTGCTGGAATTTTGTTATTAAGATGCTTTCCCCGGCCATAACCTCCCTTCCTC
It contains:
- a CDS encoding YeeE/YedE family protein produces the protein MAGESILITKFQQGYRTIFYQQWPPLVGGILLGLFSILIVAWSRPWGIVGGIRNWADWLFYGLGFFPERPVNPFLFSSSIMDFGFLLGAFGAALSAKEFALRKTPTVEIIKGLAGGVFMGIGSALALGCNVGAFYSPLINLSASGFPMLVGLTFGAFLGLKYLLWELEKFPPPSNFTPMASLGEKTFDWKTVQPYLGALVFIGLILWAYWFAGKAYTEFGGLLLFGAAFGIILQRCRFCYVRAFRDPFMTGEAAIAKAMAISIIIGAIGVAVLKWTGLRSESLYVIPAFWWGSLAGGIIFGIGMVVAGGVEAGPCGG
- a CDS encoding DsrE family protein codes for the protein MAEKLGIFVSSNKNLRHAIEITKAAEAAGKEVVLFFTHKGVLLTQEPEFKELIGHGRKSLCNVSYESKGLKGQPAQGIADKDFGTQARHGEMIDEVDRYIVL
- a CDS encoding sulfurtransferase TusA family protein encodes the protein MEEFKPDQTLDARGLSCPMPVLKTKKAIETLKSGQILEVLSTDPGTKNDMPGWANRTGNTYLGEKEDQGFIRFYVKKK